In one Bradyrhizobium sp. 4 genomic region, the following are encoded:
- a CDS encoding ABC transporter permease, which yields MSVDTLPQSSIPITSPLRPRFGFLTSTPIIAAATICLALVVLISILAPLIAPYDPIQLAPSQRLKPSSAQFLLGTDAYGRDLLSRVMYGGRISLLIGIGSAIMSIVIGLAIGLVSGFFKLVDSVMMRIMDGLMAMPSILLAIAVVSLSGASLWTVLIAITIPEVPRVARLVRSVVLSAREEPYVEAAISVGTSLPKIMWRHLMPNTIAPLIVQGSYVCASAILTEAILSFLGAGISPETPTWGNIMAEGRQYFQLKPTLIFWPGLLLSIAILSINLIGDAARDALDPRMKQREGK from the coding sequence CATCGCGGCAGCAACCATCTGTTTGGCGTTGGTCGTGCTGATCTCGATCCTGGCGCCGTTGATCGCGCCGTATGATCCGATCCAGCTTGCGCCCTCGCAGCGGCTGAAGCCCTCTTCGGCGCAATTCCTGCTCGGCACCGACGCCTATGGCCGCGACCTGCTGTCGCGCGTCATGTATGGCGGACGCATTTCGCTTCTGATCGGCATCGGCTCGGCGATCATGTCGATCGTCATTGGGTTGGCGATCGGCCTCGTCTCCGGCTTCTTCAAGCTGGTCGATTCCGTCATGATGCGGATCATGGACGGCCTGATGGCAATGCCGAGCATCCTGCTGGCAATCGCCGTGGTGTCGCTGTCCGGCGCCAGCCTCTGGACCGTACTGATCGCGATCACGATCCCAGAAGTTCCGCGCGTGGCACGCCTGGTGCGCTCGGTCGTGCTGTCGGCGCGCGAAGAGCCCTATGTTGAGGCGGCGATCTCGGTCGGCACATCCCTGCCGAAGATCATGTGGCGACATTTGATGCCGAACACGATCGCACCTCTGATCGTGCAGGGCAGTTACGTCTGCGCGTCCGCGATCCTCACCGAGGCCATCCTCTCCTTCCTCGGCGCCGGCATCTCGCCGGAAACGCCGACCTGGGGGAACATCATGGCCGAGGGCCGTCAGTACTTCCAGCTCAAGCCGACGCTGATCTTCTGGCCGGGCCTGCTGCTCTCGATCGCCATCCTCAGCATCAATTTGATCGGCGACGCCGCCCGCGACGCACTCGATCCGCGCATGAAGCAGCGGGAAGGCAAATGA
- a CDS encoding ABC transporter ATP-binding protein, whose product MTSPILDINNLVVSVGKKPNAANIIEGISIQVHERETLCLVGESGSGKSVTSLTTMGLLPKGTLIPTGGSVKLVGEEILTATDRRLRQLRATRMAMIFQEPMTALNPVMPVGRQIDEVLRAHTKLDAKARKKRILDMMEQVRLPQVERIFASYPHRLSGGQRQRIMIAMALVLEPKLLIADEPTTALDVTTQKQILTLIRDLQRDHGTAVLFITHDMGVVAEIADRVAVMRQGRLVETGTLDSILRNPTMEYTRNLLSAVPSLVPRAARPETKEPVVLEANELGKVYRERAFFGKGREVVAADKVTLTLRKGRTLGIVGESGSGKSTVARCIVRLIDPTSGGVRLSGREISDISRRLLQPHRKKIQIVFQDPYRSLNPRVNVGESIAEGPINYGASHTDAMKRARELLELVGLPADAVARYPHQFSGGQRQRIAIARALALDPDVLVADEAVSALDVSVQAQVLELFDEIQQRLGIAILFITHDLRVAAQICDEVVVMQHGRVVEQGPAAEVLTHPKEAYTRALLEAAPGRGWDFANFRPVSEGVAASA is encoded by the coding sequence ATGACCAGCCCGATCCTCGACATCAACAACCTCGTCGTCTCCGTCGGCAAGAAGCCGAATGCTGCAAACATCATCGAGGGCATCTCGATCCAGGTGCATGAGCGCGAGACGCTGTGCCTCGTCGGCGAAAGCGGCTCGGGCAAGTCCGTGACCTCGCTGACCACGATGGGTCTGCTGCCGAAGGGCACGCTGATTCCGACCGGCGGCAGCGTCAAGCTGGTCGGCGAGGAGATTCTCACCGCGACCGACCGCCGCCTGCGGCAGCTCCGCGCGACGCGGATGGCGATGATCTTCCAGGAGCCAATGACGGCACTCAATCCGGTGATGCCGGTCGGTCGCCAGATCGACGAGGTTCTCCGCGCGCACACCAAACTCGATGCGAAGGCGCGCAAGAAGCGCATCCTCGACATGATGGAGCAGGTGCGCCTGCCCCAGGTCGAGCGTATCTTTGCCTCCTACCCTCACCGACTCTCCGGCGGTCAACGCCAGCGCATCATGATCGCGATGGCGCTCGTGCTCGAACCGAAGCTTCTCATCGCCGACGAGCCGACCACCGCGCTCGACGTCACGACGCAGAAGCAGATTTTGACCCTGATCCGCGACCTCCAGCGGGATCACGGAACCGCCGTGCTGTTCATTACCCATGACATGGGCGTGGTCGCCGAGATCGCCGACCGAGTCGCGGTGATGCGGCAGGGCCGATTGGTCGAGACCGGAACGCTGGATTCCATCCTGCGCAATCCGACCATGGAGTACACCCGCAACCTGCTCTCCGCAGTGCCGAGCCTGGTGCCGCGCGCGGCGCGGCCCGAGACCAAGGAACCGGTGGTGCTGGAGGCCAACGAGCTTGGGAAGGTCTATCGCGAGCGCGCGTTCTTCGGTAAAGGCCGCGAAGTCGTCGCCGCCGACAAGGTCACGCTGACGCTGCGCAAGGGCCGCACGCTCGGCATCGTCGGCGAGAGCGGCTCAGGCAAATCGACCGTAGCGCGCTGCATCGTTCGCCTGATCGACCCGACCTCCGGCGGCGTGCGCCTCTCCGGCCGCGAGATCTCGGACATCTCGCGGCGGCTGTTGCAGCCGCATCGCAAGAAGATCCAGATCGTATTCCAGGACCCTTACCGCTCGCTCAACCCGCGCGTCAACGTCGGCGAAAGCATCGCGGAAGGCCCGATCAATTACGGCGCGTCGCATACCGACGCAATGAAGCGCGCCCGCGAATTGCTCGAGCTGGTCGGCCTGCCCGCCGATGCGGTCGCGCGCTATCCGCACCAGTTCTCCGGCGGCCAGCGTCAGCGCATTGCGATCGCCCGCGCGCTCGCGCTCGATCCCGACGTGCTGGTCGCGGACGAGGCGGTCTCCGCCCTCGACGTCTCCGTGCAGGCGCAGGTGCTAGAACTGTTCGACGAGATCCAGCAGCGGCTCGGCATCGCCATCCTGTTCATCACTCACGATCTGCGCGTCGCAGCGCAGATCTGCGACGAGGTCGTGGTGATGCAGCACGGCCGCGTCGTCGAGCAGGGCCCGGCCGCTGAAGTGCTGACGCATCCGAAGGAGGCGTACACCAGAGCCCTGCTCGAGGCAGCGCCGGGCCGCGGCTGGGATTTTGCGAACTTCCGGCCGGTGTCGGAGGGTGTGGCGGCCAGCGCCTAG
- a CDS encoding M81 family metallopeptidase codes for MTRIAVGGFLHETNTFAPTKATFADFQHGGGWPAMTQGPDVLKVMRRINVGLAGFVDSAEALGWELIPTIACGASPSAHVTRDAFERIVKTMVDGIAAAGPIDAVYLDLHGAMVTEHLDDGEGEILARVRRVIGKDIPLVASLDLHANVTPEMMEHADALIAYRTYPHVDMAETGRASAKHLALLLNTRQRFAKAFRQLPFLIPISWQCTNDQPTKGIYEKLAALESDAVPTLSFAPGFPAADFRDCGPSVFAYGKTQADADRAADAIVKLIESHEDDFDGKIWSPDDGVRHAMELSKSASKPIIIADTQDNPGAGGDSDTTGMLRALVRNKASAATGAIYDPASAKAAHEAGVGATVTLSLGGKSGIPGDEPYRETFVVEKLSDGRFIAPGPYYGGREMEMGPSACLRIGDVRIVVSSHKAQLADQAMYRYVGIEPTEQKILVNKSSVHFRADFEPIAEKLMICAAPGAMPADTATLPWTRLRPGIRIKPNGPVFTPSSR; via the coding sequence ATGACACGTATCGCCGTCGGCGGCTTCCTGCACGAGACCAACACCTTCGCTCCGACGAAGGCGACGTTCGCGGACTTCCAGCACGGCGGCGGCTGGCCGGCGATGACGCAAGGACCTGACGTGCTGAAGGTGATGCGCCGCATCAATGTCGGCCTCGCCGGTTTCGTCGACAGCGCCGAGGCCCTCGGCTGGGAACTCATCCCGACCATCGCTTGCGGCGCCAGCCCCTCGGCGCATGTCACCAGGGACGCCTTCGAGCGTATCGTCAAGACGATGGTCGACGGCATCGCAGCCGCCGGCCCGATCGACGCCGTCTATCTCGATCTGCACGGCGCGATGGTCACGGAACATCTCGACGATGGCGAAGGCGAGATTCTGGCCCGCGTGCGCCGCGTCATCGGCAAGGACATTCCGCTGGTCGCGAGCCTCGACCTGCACGCCAACGTCACGCCCGAGATGATGGAGCATGCGGACGCGCTGATCGCCTACCGCACCTATCCCCATGTCGACATGGCCGAGACCGGACGCGCCTCGGCCAAACATCTCGCGCTCCTCCTGAACACCAGGCAGCGTTTCGCAAAGGCCTTCCGGCAATTGCCGTTCCTGATTCCGATCAGCTGGCAGTGCACCAACGACCAGCCGACCAAGGGCATCTACGAAAAGCTTGCCGCGCTGGAGAGCGACGCGGTTCCGACGCTGTCCTTCGCGCCCGGCTTCCCCGCCGCCGATTTCCGCGATTGCGGGCCGAGCGTGTTTGCCTATGGCAAGACCCAAGCCGATGCCGACCGCGCGGCCGATGCGATCGTCAAGCTGATCGAAAGCCACGAGGACGATTTCGACGGCAAGATCTGGTCGCCCGATGACGGCGTCCGCCACGCCATGGAGCTTTCCAAGAGCGCGAGCAAGCCGATCATCATCGCCGACACCCAGGACAATCCCGGCGCCGGCGGCGATTCCGACACCACCGGCATGCTACGCGCGCTGGTACGCAACAAGGCGAGTGCTGCGACGGGCGCGATCTACGATCCGGCATCGGCGAAAGCCGCGCATGAAGCCGGCGTCGGCGCCACCGTGACGCTGTCGCTCGGCGGCAAGTCGGGCATTCCCGGCGACGAGCCCTATCGTGAGACCTTCGTCGTCGAAAAACTTTCCGACGGCCGCTTCATCGCGCCCGGGCCCTACTATGGCGGCCGCGAGATGGAGATGGGCCCGTCCGCCTGCCTTCGCATCGGCGACGTCCGAATCGTCGTGAGCTCACACAAGGCGCAGCTCGCCGACCAGGCCATGTACCGCTATGTCGGCATCGAGCCGACCGAACAGAAGATTTTGGTCAACAAGAGCTCGGTGCACTTCCGCGCCGACTTCGAGCCGATCGCGGAAAAGCTGATGATCTGCGCTGCCCCCGGCGCGATGCCCGCTGACACGGCTACGCTGCCGTGGACGCGCCTGCGGCCGGGCATCCGCATCAAGCCGAACGGCCCGGTTTTCACTCCCTCCTCACGCTAA
- a CDS encoding M20 aminoacylase family protein, which yields MPTIDRIDGYADELTAIRRDLHAHPEIGFEEVRTSGIVADKLKSWGIEVHRGLGGTGVIGVIKGKGSSGKRIGLRADMDALPMEENTNLKWSSKIPGRFHGCGHDGHTTMLLGTARYLAETKNFDGTVHLIFQPAEEGLGGARAMIKDGLFEKFPCDELYGLHNAPDLNHGEIAILPGPAMASADFFDLRITGYGAHGAMPERSKDAVIIATTLAQAIQTIVSRNVEPLQAAVVSITQIHAGSAYNVIPGEAHLCGTIRTFSKEVRTLISERIRTICAGIASAYQCVIDVDIRDTFDVLVNQLEQSKVVEDVARTIVDPANVITRAQPKMGSEDFADMLQTIPGAYFWVGHDGSVPVHNPGFVLDDKILPIGASMFARIIETRMPVGAHA from the coding sequence ATGCCCACGATCGACCGCATCGACGGCTATGCCGACGAACTCACAGCCATCAGGCGCGACCTCCACGCCCATCCGGAAATCGGCTTCGAGGAAGTGCGCACCTCCGGCATCGTTGCCGACAAGCTGAAGAGCTGGGGCATCGAGGTGCATCGCGGTCTCGGCGGCACCGGCGTAATCGGCGTCATCAAGGGCAAGGGTTCGAGCGGCAAGCGGATCGGGCTTCGCGCCGACATGGACGCGCTGCCGATGGAGGAGAACACCAATCTGAAATGGAGTTCGAAAATCCCGGGCCGCTTCCACGGCTGTGGCCATGACGGCCACACCACCATGCTGCTCGGCACCGCGCGCTACCTCGCCGAAACCAAGAACTTCGACGGCACAGTGCACCTGATCTTCCAGCCGGCAGAGGAAGGCCTCGGCGGCGCCCGCGCGATGATCAAGGACGGGCTGTTCGAGAAGTTTCCCTGCGACGAGCTCTACGGCCTGCACAACGCGCCCGACCTGAACCATGGCGAGATCGCGATCCTGCCCGGCCCCGCGATGGCCAGCGCCGACTTCTTCGATCTCCGCATCACTGGCTATGGCGCGCATGGCGCGATGCCCGAACGCTCCAAGGACGCTGTGATCATCGCGACCACGCTGGCGCAGGCGATCCAGACCATCGTCAGCCGCAACGTCGAGCCGCTGCAGGCCGCAGTCGTTTCGATCACGCAGATTCACGCCGGTTCCGCGTACAACGTCATCCCCGGCGAGGCGCATCTTTGTGGCACCATCCGCACTTTCTCGAAAGAAGTCCGCACCCTGATCAGCGAACGCATTCGCACGATCTGCGCTGGCATCGCGAGCGCCTATCAGTGCGTGATCGACGTCGACATCCGCGACACGTTCGATGTGCTGGTCAACCAGCTCGAGCAGTCCAAGGTGGTCGAAGACGTCGCGCGCACCATCGTCGACCCCGCCAACGTGATCACCCGTGCCCAGCCGAAGATGGGCAGCGAGGATTTCGCCGACATGCTGCAAACCATTCCGGGCGCCTATTTCTGGGTCGGCCACGACGGCTCGGTGCCCGTGCACAATCCCGGCTTCGTGCTCGACGACAAGATCCTGCCGATCGGTGCCAGCATGTTCGCCCGGATCATCGAGACCCGGATGCCGGTGGGTGCCCATGCATAA
- a CDS encoding amidase: MHKKGVEEEVTSLHDLSAVDLIAGYRAKQFSPSEVLEDVLAHVAAWEPHLKALYACDPDGAREAAKASTARWSGGEPSGALDGVPVTVKDNIATKGVPVPLGAASVKLVPAEKDAPPAARLREAGAIIFAKTTMPDYGMLSSGLSSFHALARNPWDLSKNPGGSSAGAGAAAAAGYGPLHLGTDIGGSVRLPAGWCGLVGLKPSFGRVPIDPAYVGRVAGPMTRTVDDCALMMSAIAKPDRRDGTSLPAEPLNWKGLEKSPRKLRIGLMLDPGVGMALEKPVREVAVKAAKAFESAGAVVTEVDGILTREMLDGLDNFWRARMWDDLSKLTPAEQAKVLPYIFKWGESGAKLSGVDVIRGFNQTMAIRAAASKLFCELDYVISPTAPNVNYPAEWASPTNDPMKPFEHIAYTVPWNMSENPAISINGGFDAKGFPIGVQIVGRRFDDIGVLGMAKAFESLRGPQKPWPSPPAK; the protein is encoded by the coding sequence ATGCATAAAAAGGGTGTCGAAGAGGAAGTCACCTCGCTGCACGATCTCTCCGCGGTCGATCTGATCGCGGGCTATCGCGCCAAGCAGTTCTCGCCGAGCGAGGTGCTGGAAGACGTGCTCGCGCACGTCGCCGCGTGGGAGCCGCACCTCAAGGCGCTCTATGCATGCGATCCCGACGGAGCGCGCGAGGCCGCGAAGGCCTCGACCGCACGCTGGTCCGGGGGCGAGCCGTCCGGAGCGCTCGACGGCGTGCCGGTGACTGTGAAGGACAACATCGCAACCAAAGGCGTGCCGGTGCCGCTGGGCGCGGCCAGCGTCAAGCTCGTGCCGGCGGAGAAGGACGCACCACCCGCGGCGCGCCTGCGCGAAGCCGGTGCGATCATCTTCGCCAAGACCACCATGCCCGACTACGGCATGCTGTCCTCGGGGCTGTCCTCTTTCCACGCGCTGGCGCGTAATCCCTGGGACCTCTCCAAAAATCCAGGCGGCTCCAGCGCCGGCGCGGGCGCCGCGGCCGCGGCCGGCTATGGCCCGCTGCATCTCGGGACTGATATCGGCGGCTCGGTCCGTCTGCCCGCCGGCTGGTGCGGCCTCGTCGGACTGAAGCCGAGCTTTGGCCGTGTGCCGATCGATCCCGCCTATGTCGGCCGCGTTGCCGGTCCCATGACCCGCACCGTCGACGATTGCGCGCTGATGATGAGCGCGATCGCGAAACCCGACCGGCGCGACGGCACGAGCCTGCCCGCGGAGCCCCTCAACTGGAAGGGGCTGGAGAAATCCCCGCGCAAACTCCGCATCGGATTGATGCTCGATCCCGGCGTTGGCATGGCGCTGGAGAAACCGGTGCGCGAGGTCGCTGTGAAGGCGGCGAAAGCGTTCGAATCCGCAGGGGCCGTCGTCACCGAAGTCGACGGCATCCTCACGCGCGAGATGCTCGACGGCCTCGACAACTTTTGGCGCGCACGGATGTGGGATGATCTGTCGAAGCTGACGCCCGCCGAACAGGCAAAGGTGCTGCCCTACATTTTCAAGTGGGGCGAGTCCGGCGCAAAGCTCTCGGGCGTCGACGTCATCCGTGGTTTCAACCAGACCATGGCAATCCGCGCGGCGGCATCAAAGCTGTTCTGCGAGCTCGACTATGTGATCTCGCCGACCGCGCCGAACGTGAACTATCCGGCGGAGTGGGCCTCGCCGACCAACGATCCCATGAAGCCGTTCGAGCACATCGCCTATACCGTCCCGTGGAATATGTCGGAGAACCCGGCGATCTCCATCAACGGCGGCTTCGACGCCAAGGGTTTTCCCATCGGGGTGCAGATCGTCGGCCGCCGCTTCGACGATATCGGCGTGCTCGGCATGGCCAAGGCTTTTGAGAGCCTGCGCGGGCCACAGAAGCCCTGGCCTAGCCCGCCGGCGAAGTAG
- a CDS encoding crotonase/enoyl-CoA hydratase family protein codes for MAYETIKYEIAEQILTITLNRPDKLNAFNAQMQGELIDAFDAADKDDDVRAIIVTGAGRGFCAGADLSSGADTFDRDARRGPVKRFADGKVDYSDSQVRDGGGQVTLRIFKCLKPVIAAVNGPAVGIGVTMQLAMDIRIASDAARFGFVFSQRGIVPEAASSWFLPRIVGISQALEWCYSGRVFPAQEALAGRLVSKVVAPDDLLPTARALAKEFAAKTAPVSVALIRQMMWRMMGADDPMEAHKVDSRGIYARGRSDDVKEGVVSFLQKRPAQFKNKVSSDMPDYFPWWTEREYK; via the coding sequence ATGGCGTATGAGACGATCAAATACGAAATCGCCGAGCAGATCCTCACCATCACGCTGAACCGGCCCGACAAGCTCAACGCCTTCAACGCGCAGATGCAAGGAGAGCTGATCGACGCGTTCGACGCAGCCGACAAGGACGACGACGTCCGCGCCATCATCGTCACAGGCGCCGGCCGCGGCTTTTGCGCGGGCGCGGATCTTTCGTCGGGCGCGGATACGTTCGATCGCGATGCCCGGCGCGGGCCAGTGAAGCGCTTTGCCGATGGCAAGGTCGACTACAGCGATTCCCAGGTGCGCGACGGTGGCGGCCAGGTGACATTGCGCATCTTCAAATGCCTCAAGCCTGTGATTGCTGCGGTGAACGGTCCCGCGGTCGGCATCGGCGTCACCATGCAGCTCGCGATGGACATCCGCATCGCCTCCGACGCCGCGCGCTTCGGCTTCGTGTTCTCCCAGCGCGGCATCGTGCCGGAGGCCGCCTCGAGCTGGTTCCTGCCGCGCATCGTCGGCATCTCGCAGGCGCTGGAATGGTGCTATTCGGGCCGCGTCTTCCCGGCGCAGGAAGCCCTCGCCGGACGCCTCGTCAGCAAGGTCGTAGCCCCCGATGATCTGCTGCCGACCGCCCGCGCGCTCGCCAAGGAATTCGCGGCGAAGACGGCACCGGTGTCGGTGGCACTGATCCGCCAGATGATGTGGCGCATGATGGGCGCCGACGATCCGATGGAGGCCCACAAGGTCGACAGCCGTGGCATCTACGCCCGCGGCCGCTCGGACGATGTGAAGGAAGGCGTGGTGTCGTTCCTGCAGAAGCGCCCGGCTCAGTTCAAGAACAAGGTGTCGAGCGACATGCCGGATTATTTCCCGTGGTGGACGGAGCGGGAGTACAAGTAA
- a CDS encoding NADPH:quinone oxidoreductase family protein, with protein sequence MVRAVVCRALGAPEKLQLEEFPSRDLKPDEVRVAIRAAGLNFPDVLMAAGEYQLKPELPFTPGVEAAGDVTEVGAGASGVAVGDKVIVKMRHGAFTDEAVVIPSQLTPMPSTFDYAEAATYLAGHGTAYHALIDRGRLEPGEVLLVHGAGGGVGLAAVEIGKMLGATVIATASSDEKLAIAKARGADHLVRYDREPFRDAVKRITDGRGADIVFDPVGGEVFENSMRCIAWGARLLVIGFTGGIGSAKTNLLLIKGASVLGVRAGEAVRKNPALGESRLKALLQWAEEGKLRPNVSHRLPLEEVAKAMRLLLDRKAIGRVALLME encoded by the coding sequence ATGGTGCGGGCTGTCGTCTGCCGCGCGCTCGGCGCGCCCGAAAAATTGCAGCTTGAAGAGTTTCCGTCGCGCGACCTGAAGCCGGACGAAGTGCGCGTCGCGATCCGTGCCGCCGGCCTGAATTTTCCCGACGTGCTGATGGCGGCCGGCGAATACCAGCTCAAGCCGGAGCTGCCGTTCACGCCGGGCGTGGAGGCAGCCGGCGACGTGACCGAGGTCGGCGCGGGCGCGAGCGGCGTCGCCGTCGGCGACAAGGTCATCGTCAAGATGCGGCACGGCGCTTTCACGGATGAAGCCGTGGTGATCCCGTCGCAGCTCACGCCGATGCCATCGACGTTCGACTATGCGGAGGCTGCGACCTATCTCGCCGGGCACGGCACCGCCTATCACGCGCTGATCGACCGCGGCCGGCTCGAGCCGGGCGAGGTGCTGCTGGTGCATGGCGCCGGCGGCGGCGTGGGCCTTGCTGCCGTCGAGATCGGCAAGATGCTGGGCGCGACCGTGATCGCGACGGCGTCCAGCGACGAAAAGCTCGCGATCGCCAAGGCGCGGGGCGCCGATCATCTCGTGCGCTACGACCGCGAGCCGTTTCGTGATGCCGTCAAACGGATCACCGACGGTCGCGGTGCCGACATCGTGTTCGATCCCGTCGGCGGCGAAGTGTTCGAGAATTCGATGCGTTGCATCGCCTGGGGCGCACGGCTGCTGGTGATCGGCTTCACCGGCGGCATCGGCTCGGCGAAAACCAATCTCCTGCTGATCAAGGGTGCCAGCGTGCTCGGCGTGCGAGCGGGCGAAGCGGTACGGAAAAATCCCGCGCTCGGCGAGAGCAGGCTGAAGGCGTTGCTCCAATGGGCCGAAGAGGGCAAGCTCCGGCCCAACGTCTCGCACCGCCTGCCGCTGGAGGAGGTTGCGAAGGCGATGCGGCTGTTGCTCGACCGCAAGGCGATCGGGCGCGTGGCGTTGTTGATGGAGTGA
- a CDS encoding 2-hydroxychromene-2-carboxylate isomerase has product MIEFFFDCSSPWTYLAFHNIQPLAREVGAEIVWRPILVGGIFNTVNPSVYAQRETPVPLKARYMKKDLADWSRSAGLAIKMPPTVFPVNSVKAMRGCIWLGQDSVPFATAVFETYWGEDKDISQDAVLAEICRKVGVDEQKFFAGISGQGIKDQLKANTEEVVARGGFGSPTIFVGKTDMYFGNDRLPLIREALLRGKASAA; this is encoded by the coding sequence ATGATCGAATTTTTCTTCGACTGTTCCAGCCCCTGGACCTATCTCGCCTTCCACAACATTCAGCCGCTGGCCAGGGAGGTTGGCGCGGAGATCGTCTGGCGGCCGATCCTGGTGGGCGGCATCTTCAATACGGTCAATCCAAGTGTCTACGCGCAGCGTGAGACACCGGTGCCGCTGAAGGCGCGCTACATGAAAAAGGACCTTGCCGACTGGTCGCGCTCGGCCGGCCTCGCGATCAAGATGCCGCCGACGGTATTTCCGGTGAACAGCGTGAAAGCGATGCGTGGCTGCATCTGGCTCGGGCAGGACTCGGTGCCTTTCGCCACGGCGGTGTTCGAGACCTACTGGGGCGAGGACAAGGACATCTCGCAGGACGCGGTGCTCGCCGAGATCTGCAGGAAGGTGGGCGTCGACGAGCAGAAATTCTTCGCGGGCATTTCGGGGCAGGGGATCAAGGATCAGCTCAAGGCCAACACCGAAGAAGTCGTCGCCCGCGGCGGCTTTGGCTCGCCGACGATCTTCGTCGGCAAGACCGACATGTATTTCGGCAATGACCGCCTGCCGTTGATCCGCGAGGCGCTGCTGCGCGGCAAGGCGAGCGCGGCCTGA
- a CDS encoding methionine synthase — MLFPTTIAGSLPKPEWLAEPNMLWAPWKSQGDELARAKRDATMLAVKVQEDAGIDIVTEGEQARQHFVHGFLEKIEGIDFAHKVEMGIRKDRYKAMVPQVVAPLRLKSRVHADEARVARAHTRKKLKFTLPGPMTIIDTIADRYYGDRVKMAFAFAELLNEEAKALQADGVDLVQFDEPAFNVYMDEVNDWGIKALERAAQGLTCATAVHICYGYGIKANTDWKETLGAQWRQYEQIFPAIDASPIQQVAIECRNSKVPLDLLALLKSKIVQAGVIDVASDTVETAEDVVQVIDAVSKFVPKSNIIATTNCGMAPMRREIAEAKLMALGAGAALAREKLG, encoded by the coding sequence ATGCTGTTTCCAACCACGATCGCCGGCTCCTTGCCGAAGCCGGAATGGCTCGCCGAACCCAACATGCTCTGGGCGCCCTGGAAGTCGCAGGGCGACGAGCTCGCCCGCGCCAAGCGCGATGCGACGATGCTTGCCGTCAAAGTCCAGGAGGATGCCGGCATCGACATCGTCACCGAGGGCGAGCAGGCCCGGCAACATTTCGTCCACGGTTTCCTGGAGAAGATCGAGGGCATCGATTTCGCCCACAAGGTCGAGATGGGAATCCGCAAGGATCGCTACAAGGCGATGGTGCCGCAGGTTGTCGCCCCGCTCCGGCTGAAGAGCCGCGTCCACGCCGACGAGGCGCGCGTCGCCCGCGCTCACACGAGGAAGAAGCTCAAGTTCACCCTGCCCGGCCCGATGACCATCATCGACACCATTGCCGATCGCTACTATGGCGACCGCGTCAAGATGGCATTTGCGTTCGCCGAACTCCTGAACGAGGAAGCCAAGGCGCTGCAGGCCGACGGCGTCGATCTCGTGCAGTTCGACGAGCCCGCGTTCAACGTCTACATGGACGAGGTCAACGACTGGGGCATCAAGGCGCTGGAGCGCGCCGCGCAGGGCCTGACCTGCGCCACCGCCGTGCACATCTGCTACGGCTACGGCATCAAGGCCAACACCGACTGGAAGGAAACGCTCGGCGCGCAATGGCGGCAGTACGAGCAGATCTTTCCCGCGATCGACGCCAGCCCGATCCAGCAGGTCGCGATCGAGTGCCGCAACTCGAAGGTACCGCTCGACCTGCTCGCGCTGCTCAAGTCCAAGATCGTGCAGGCCGGCGTGATCGACGTCGCCAGCGACACGGTCGAGACCGCCGAGGATGTCGTGCAGGTGATCGACGCAGTGTCGAAATTCGTGCCCAAGAGCAACATCATCGCCACCACCAACTGCGGCATGGCGCCGATGCGGCGCGAGATCGCCGAAGCCAAGCTGATGGCGCTCGGGGCCGGTGCCGCGCTGGCACGCGAGAAGCTGGGTTAA
- the gpt gene encoding xanthine phosphoribosyltransferase, whose amino-acid sequence MAGEAPELSAEERAGRPFPVSWDQFHRDCRALTWRLNEVGPFHAVIAITRGGLVPAAIVARELGVRVIDTVCIASYDHDKQGDLKVLKGISEDVMKLGGGTGKGLLIVDDLVDTGKTGKLVRAMLPDAHFATVYAKPKGRPLVDTFITEVSQDTWIFFPWDTALSYHPPLRDGAA is encoded by the coding sequence ATGGCTGGTGAAGCACCGGAATTAAGTGCGGAGGAACGGGCGGGCCGCCCCTTTCCGGTCTCGTGGGACCAGTTCCACCGAGATTGCCGGGCACTGACCTGGCGGCTCAATGAGGTTGGTCCGTTTCATGCGGTGATCGCGATCACCCGCGGCGGCCTTGTGCCGGCCGCTATCGTGGCGCGCGAGCTTGGCGTGCGCGTGATCGATACGGTCTGCATCGCCAGCTACGACCACGACAAGCAGGGCGACCTCAAAGTGCTGAAGGGCATTTCCGAAGACGTGATGAAGCTCGGCGGCGGCACCGGCAAGGGGCTTTTGATCGTCGACGACCTCGTGGATACCGGCAAGACCGGCAAGCTGGTGCGCGCGATGCTCCCCGACGCGCATTTCGCCACCGTCTACGCCAAGCCGAAGGGACGTCCGCTGGTCGATACCTTCATCACGGAAGTCTCGCAGGACACCTGGATCTTCTTCCCCTGGGACACCGCGCTGTCCTATCACCCGCCGCTTCGCGACGGAGCGGCGTGA